Genomic segment of Lentimicrobium sp. L6:
GGTTTGATACCATAATCTTCTCCGGCTTCAAAAATGGCTTTCCATAACTGGTCGGCATCTTTATTTGGAATATAGATTTCGCATCCACCAGAACCAGTATAACCGGTAGTGGATAAAATGACATTTGGAATGCCAGCAAACTCTATAACTTGGAAAGTATAGTATTCCATATCTACGATATTTACAGAAGTTAATTTCTGCATAGCCTCTAAAGCTTTAGGACCTTGAACCGCTAACTGCGCAATATTATCAGATGCATTTGTGATGTCTTTTCCAGCTTCTAAGCCCATGAGCTCTGCTTGTTTGGTACACCATTCCCAATCTTTGTCAATATTGGCAGCGTTAACCACTAATAAATATTTTTCAGCTTCAAAACGGTAAACCAAAAGGTCATCTACGATTCCGCCTTTTCCATTAGGAAAGCAACTATATTGGACTTTACCATCTTCTAAAGCAGCTACGTTATTCGACGTTATCTTTTGTAAATAATCAAGAGCTTTAGGTCCGTAAACCCAAAATTCTCCCATATGTGATACATCAAAAACACCAACAGAATTTCTCACTGTTTCGTGCTCAGTATTTAGCCCTTCGTATTGAATAGGCATTTTATAGCCTGCAAACTCCACCATTTTGGCGCCTAAACTCTCGTGGATGTGGGTGAAAGCTGTATTTCTCATTTTTAATATTTTTGAGTAGACATTATTTTATGCCGCGAAATTAATGATAATATAATTACAAATTTTCCATTTTGGTAATATTCAGTAAGCATGTCTCTTATTTAAACCAATTATAAAGTTGGATATTTAAAATTAGACATTTATATTATTCATGTATATTTGGAAACTCGAAAACACCTCAATGAAAGATTGGATTTTAAAATATAAAGTACCCCGCTGGACTGTATTTATTATTGATACGCTTATTATCGTTTTTTCTATTTTAACAGCCTATATGTTAAGGTTTAATTTCCGTATACCCGGAAGTGAAATAGCATATTTTAATATGGCTTTTGTCATTATTTTTACAGTTCGTGTATTCAGCTTTTTTGTGGCGAAAATGCATGCCGGAGTTATACAGTATACCAGTACTCGAGATGCCAGTCGGATTTTTATTATTTTGAGCAGCGGAAGTATTCTATTTGCAATCGCAAATATGATAAGTGTTCGTAGTTCTTTACAAATTCATTTAATCCCTTATAGTATTATTATATTGGAGTTTATTACTTCTCTTTTGTTCTTGGTAAGTTATCGTGTTTTTGTGAAGATAGCTTATATCGAGTTGTCAAAACCTCACTCTGGGTTTACAAAGGTAATGATATTTGGAGCTGGTGAGGCAGGTGTGATTACCAGCCGTGCGCTAGAGGCAGAGATTAATTCCAAAGTAAAAATCATCGGTTTTTTCGATGATGATAAATCTAAAGCTAAAAAAAGGTTGGGTGGAACTAAAGTCTATTCTGGCGATGATATTCGAAAGATACTTGAGGAAAAAAATATAGAGCAACTGATATTAGCAGTGCAAAGCCTACCTAATAACAGGAAACAGGAATTGATAGATATTTGTATGGAATTGAATGTGGTAGTTTTAAACGTTCCACCCGTGCAAACCTGGATTAACGGTGAATTGAGCTTGAAGCAAATTCGTAGTGTTAGAATAGAAGATTTATT
This window contains:
- the gcvT gene encoding glycine cleavage system aminomethyltransferase GcvT; translation: MRNTAFTHIHESLGAKMVEFAGYKMPIQYEGLNTEHETVRNSVGVFDVSHMGEFWVYGPKALDYLQKITSNNVAALEDGKVQYSCFPNGKGGIVDDLLVYRFEAEKYLLVVNAANIDKDWEWCTKQAELMGLEAGKDITNASDNIAQLAVQGPKALEAMQKLTSVNIVDMEYYTFQVIEFAGIPNVILSTTGYTGSGGCEIYIPNKDADQLWKAIFEAGEDYGIKPIGLGARDTLRLEKGFCLYGNDINDTTSPIEAGLGWITKFVEGKDFIDRDYMQKQKDDGVTRRLRGFEMLEKGIPRQHYEICDAEGNVIGEVTSGTQSPMMKKGIGMGYIATAHAKFGSEIYIRVRKSLVKAQIVKMPIYKD